The Raphanus sativus cultivar WK10039 chromosome 6, ASM80110v3, whole genome shotgun sequence sequence CGTTGAAGGGTTACCTAGAAACGAACAGAGATGAGCCAAGTggaaaaaaagtatttaattgGCAATGTAATTGAAGATGGTAATAACAAGAAGCTCACCATCAGTTGAGATTATGGCTAAAGCAAGTGCGTTTTGGTTCTCAATCGCTGATGCATCAGGACCACCAGTGTTCAGACCCTGTGTTGAAAATTAAACAAAGAGAACATTGATGGTTAAGAAATAGCAGAGGAAAACTGAAATGAACAGTCATAAAGTAAAAATTAATAGGAGTTTCACCAGTAGATCATCTGTATCAATGATGTTCTGAGACTGAGTGTTGgctgaaggaggaggaggaggcggggGAGAAGGTTCAGTCTCTTCAGATACAAGAACAACATCATCTGAAGGCAACACAACTTCACGTTCTACATGAGACGGTTCAGCATCTTCGTCAGGAAGTCCATCATCCGGCCTATAAGTTAGAAGCTAAATATAGACAACTTCATTAGACATTAGAAAGAGGCCAAAACACCAGAATACTTGGATCACTAATATAAGAGAATATGCATATACCAGTGGCTCAGCTGGGGCATCGACGGCACGTGGGGCTTCTTTGATATACTCCTCCATTGTACTCAGAAAAGATTGTGGGGGCtacgagaaaataaaaataaaagagctGTGGTGAGTAAGAGCTGCAAGCAACCATTTTCAGTTTAacttagagaaaaaaaatcctCATCTGAGACCTCTCTTAGTACAGGAAACTGAAAATTCCTTGCGAGTTCCAATCCTTTGCAGGCTTCATAGAATTCAGAAAGGCTACGAGCCTGAAAGAATTACATTATCCCTCGTTAGACTAGAAAGAGACTGTGCAAGTGAAGTTTAGGCGGACAGAACAGTCCAACCACATCACCTGTTGACCAGCACGCTTGTATATTTCAAGGGAACTGATGGCTTCGTGTTTTGGCATTTCAAAGAACTGcaatcaaataaatgaaaaaaaaatgagtagGGAGAAAGGAAACAAGATAGAGAGATACATGATCAGTATGATTGCAAACACACAAACTAGACCTACCTTGTCAATGAGATTGATAATTCCATCATTGATAGCACAATAGACTTTAAAACTCTCCTTTAACACCTAAAATCATTTCATCACAAAAAGAGCATAAACAACTGTCGACAGttgtgaaaattttaattagatgaCCATGATCATTATCACGTACCAGAGCAAGTGCATATTGTATAACATGGTTGTGGTTAGCAGCACCTTCCGGCTGAACGGAGCAAGACGGTTCATTGATCAGCAAATGCAGTCACAACTTAATACCACAAACAAATAagattaaaagagaaaaaaataccCTGCAACCAATGAGACGATAGAGAAGCTGCTGCAAAGCTGGCAACTGCACCAAGATTTCTTCCCCATCTAAATCCCTGGTTCTACTATACCCCTGCCAATCCACAACACATAAAATCAAAACcatcagaacaaaaaaaaagagatgccAAAACACAAGACAAAGCTCCAAGTTTAATAATACCTTATCCTGCCCTGGGGTAGCCTTTGGAAGACGCTCAGCCTCAGTATCATATTTCAAAACCTTGAAGCACTCAAGCCGTTCCTCAAGAAACAATGCATAAGTACGTACCCAAGCTGAACAATCCCAAgctgtgagagagagagagagagagagagagagagagagagagagagagaaacaaaaacacacTCTTTTAAGAACCTCTCTAGATCCAAAACCATACACTGAACTCCACAAAACTCACCAATAGGACTTGAATCATCCTTGAAATTAGAAAGCTGCAGAATCCTCCCTCTCTGCGAAAAATTAAGTAGCTCCTCCCTAAACGTCGGATCTCCTTCCCTTAGAAGCCGATGAATCACAATAAGCGTCTTCAGTGCAACCTATTGAAGCAACACAACACATAAAGCAATAAGCTTTTTCACTCGAACACAATCTCAACGAGGAGAGAGTTGATGGGTACCGTCCAGTTTCTAGTTTTATGCAAGCGGCGAGAAAGGGCGTGAATGCAATAAGCAACATCTGCTCGAGCACGAGTCACTACTGTTGCAGCAAATATCTCTGCAGCAATAaagaaatgatattttaatgaaaCAAGCAGATCTAAGGGTTCTACGAGTAATCAGAATCACTCACTTCTGAGATGACGATCTTTGGGAGGACACTCGACGTGGTTGGTGGCTTTGACGATGGCAACGTCTAAAtcctatttttaaaagaaaaataaaaatcgaatcTTTCAGAGATATTCTTATGAAAGATT is a genomic window containing:
- the LOC108813445 gene encoding putative clathrin assembly protein At2g01600 isoform X2, which gives rise to MGTMQTWRKAYGALKDTTKVGLVRVNSDYADLDVAIVKATNHVECPPKDRHLRKIFAATVVTRARADVAYCIHALSRRLHKTRNWTVALKTLIVIHRLLREGDPTFREELLNFSQRGRILQLSNFKDDSSPIAWDCSAWVRTYALFLEERLECFKVLKYDTEAERLPKATPGQDKGYSRTRDLDGEEILVQLPALQQLLYRLIGCRPEGAANHNHVIQYALALVLKESFKVYCAINDGIINLIDKFFEMPKHEAISSLEIYKRAGQQARSLSEFYEACKGLELARNFQFPVLREPPQSFLSTMEEYIKEAPRAVDAPAEPLLLTYRPDDGLPDEDAEPSHVEREVVLPSDDVVLVSEETEPSPPPPPPPSANTQSQNIIDTDDLLGLNTGGPDASAIENQNALALAIISTDGNPSTPRFGHANDYDPSGWELALVTTPSNDISAATDRQLGGGLDTLTLNSLYDDGAYIASQRPVYGAPAPNPFEVHHDPFASSNGNPAAQQSAVNNPFGAYQPTYHHQPQQQLQLALPNPTANNNYSNNPFGDFGEFPVNPVSQQPNTSGFGDFAVNQHNNNPFRSTGLL
- the LOC108813445 gene encoding putative clathrin assembly protein At2g01600 isoform X1, yielding MGTMQTWRKAYGALKDTTKVGLVRVNSDYADLDVAIVKATNHVECPPKDRHLRKIFAATVVTRARADVAYCIHALSRRLHKTRNWTVALKTLIVIHRLLREGDPTFREELLNFSQRGRILQLSNFKDDSSPIAWDCSAWVRTYALFLEERLECFKVLKYDTEAERLPKATPGQDKVLLNLELCLVFWHLFFFVLMVLILCVVDWQGYSRTRDLDGEEILVQLPALQQLLYRLIGCRPEGAANHNHVIQYALALVLKESFKVYCAINDGIINLIDKFFEMPKHEAISSLEIYKRAGQQARSLSEFYEACKGLELARNFQFPVLREPPQSFLSTMEEYIKEAPRAVDAPAEPLLLTYRPDDGLPDEDAEPSHVEREVVLPSDDVVLVSEETEPSPPPPPPPSANTQSQNIIDTDDLLGLNTGGPDASAIENQNALALAIISTDGNPSTPRFGHANDYDPSGWELALVTTPSNDISAATDRQLGGGLDTLTLNSLYDDGAYIASQRPVYGAPAPNPFEVHHDPFASSNGNPAAQQSAVNNPFGAYQPTYHHQPQQQLQLALPNPTANNNYSNNPFGDFGEFPVNPVSQQPNTSGFGDFAVNQHNNNPFRSTGLL